In the genome of Lycorma delicatula isolate Av1 chromosome 8, ASM4794821v1, whole genome shotgun sequence, one region contains:
- the LOC142329098 gene encoding uncharacterized protein LOC142329098, which yields MRHKIAVSELMFCIEIPDTKKALGESLIKQSWNVSDKNLVDIYEFLMHMKDRVFNAIRLQVKKYKGNNIKYYIVVGVELQRCVADKCDFCEVNLHSSTRFALNVLENPTDLNEQYLKAYEKINESFERFIQMGSGWVMNKILRLDLSVSEFDPLYGGNSTYFPIPKALFKKHAVINVQNDDQKCFLWSILAHLFPNSNRYYRVSFYKKFENHLNMKGIHYPVCVKDIDKFEAQNPDIAVNVLCYDIKHDDDDKESFNPNNVYVKRVNNNNRKIIVCEREAKKRLAIHIEDCKQGKVQRIRMPNEWIGVGEKRRRGNIVSFKDYSATLRVPFVIYADFESFIIPKNPEPGSSNTSKTHIHKPCGYCYVIIDENGCAVESKLYRATTDDDKVVEKFLNDLCGKYEYFQNELSTNKEYNMSEKDQERFEKDSICVICGDVLDVNRVRHHSHTNDELVHSLFACKQIKMFKTTYSQFRNDINTNCDESKTKARAIFNLLIQRKGVYPYTYMKSASVFDETQLPPVEAFYDDLRREHISESDYMHAQNVWNQFKIKSLGEYHDFYMKLDVMLLADVFESFRNKMIDKNNLDPCHYISAPHLSWFAALKETKVELELVTDPDMYLFFEKGIRGGVSMIPNRYAVANDPNQEDYYDDNKPKKFIKYYDVRSLYGRCMMEPLPVNGFRWCDENELEYLFNTEDVKDDSETGYILEVDLIYPKHLHETHRDYPLAPEKKSIPNSMISPFLSDVKRVACKKLLCTLEDKHKYVLHYRTLKLYRQQGMVLTKIHRAVSFNQSPWLKDYVEKNFNAWCDTKDLIEKKVYKLLINSVYGKTIENVRKRIDMQLINDESKFKKLNASPRVKHYYIYGNGVVGLSMLKKNVYLNKPIYVGLTVTDLAKLIMYDYHYNHFLPRYGHENIKLLMTDTDSLLYSIIPTKEEHFDHDWDDKRLNEQDENVYAVDKYDIGRLKDEMKGQPIYEFVGLRAKMYSLLWGTHNFQQKKTAKGIKKGSRIVDKDCNLIVLNHEIYKDCLFNRNISHSTSKSLRSFNHQIYSIDQSKKALSPYDDKRFVLENLIDTLPYGHKEIEQYDN from the exons atgcgACATAAAATAGCCGTTTCTGAATTGATGTTTTGTATTGAAATTCCAGATACAAAAAAAGCATTAGGTGAATCTCTGATAAAACAATCGTGGAATGTTAGCGATAAAAATCTtgtagatatttatgaatttttaatgcatATGAAAGATAGGGTATTTAACGCTATACgattacaagttaaaaaatacaaaggaaataatattaaatactatattgTTGTTGGTGTTGAGTTACAGAGATGCGTAGCTGATAAATGTGATTTCTGTGAAGTTAACTTACACAGCAGCACTCGATTTGCCTTAAACGTACTCGAAAATCCAACCGATTTGAATGAACAGTATTTAAaagcttatgaaaaaattaacgaatcttttgaaagatttattcaGATGGGAAGCGGTtgggttatgaataaaatattaagattggaTCTTTCAGTATCGGAATTCGATCCGCTTTACGGTGGTAACAGTACATATTTTCCAATACCGAAAGCTTTATTTAAGAAACACGCTGTAATAAATGTACAGAATGATgatcaaaaatgtttcttatggTCTATTCTTGCACATCTATTTCCTAACAGTAACCGTTATTATCGTGTTTCgttctataaaaaatttgaaaatcatttaaatatgaaaGGAATACACTATCCTGTTTGCGttaaagatattgataaatttgaagctCAAAACCCAGATATTGCTGTTAATGTCTTGTGTTATGATATCaaacatgatgatgatgataaagaaTCATTTAATcctaataatgtatatgtaaaacgtgtgaataataataatcgaaaaatCATAGTTTG TGAAAGAGAAGCTAAAAAAAGACTTGCAATACATATCGAAGACTGTAAACAAGGAAAGGTTCAGAGAATCAGAATGCCAAACGAATGGATCGGTGTTGGAGAGAAACGTAGACGAGGTAATATAGTATCGTTTAAAGACTATTCCGCAACATTACGTGTACCTTTTGTAATATATGCAGATTTTGAATCGTTTATCATTCCAAAAAATCCTGAACCAGGGTCTAGTAATACATCAAAAACACATATTCATAAACCTTGTGGATATTGCTATGTCATAATAGATGAAAACGGTTGTGCTGTAGAGTCAAAATTATACAGAGCTACTACAGATGATGATAAGGTAGTTGAAAAGTTTCTCAATGATTTATGTGGTAAATACGAGTATTTCCAAAATGAATTATCAACTAATAAAGAGTATAATATGAGTGAAAAAGATcaagaaagatttgaaaaagaTAGTATATGTGTTATATGCGGAGATGTGCTGGATGTAAATCGTGTAAGACATCATTCTCACACAAATG ATGAGTTGGTGCATAGTTTATTTGCTTGCAAACAAATAAAGATGTTTAAAACAACATACTCTCAATTTCGAAACGATATAAATACTAATTGTGATGAAAGTAAAACTAAAGCTAGAgctatttttaatctgttaattcaACGAAAAGGTGTTTATCCCTATACTTATATGAAATCAGCATCTGTTTTCGATGAAACACAACTTCCACCCGTCGAAGCGTTTTATGATGATTTACGGCGAGAACACATCTCCGAATCGGATTATATGCACGCGCAAAACGTTtggaatcaatttaaaattaagtcgCTCGGTGAATATCACGATTTCTATATGAAACTCGATGTGATGTTGTTGGCTGATGTATTCGAGAGTTTTCGTAATAAAATGATTGACAAAAACAATTTGGATCCGTGTCATTATATATCTGCTCCACATTTATCGTGGTTTGCAGCGCTCAAGGAAACGAAAGTGGAATTAGAACTCGTTACAGATCccgatatgtatttgttttttgaaaaaggcaTTCGCGGTGGCGTGTCGATGATTCCCAACCGTTATGCTGTGGCAAACGATCCGAATCAAGAAGACTATTATGATGATAATAAAccaaagaaattcattaaatattacgaTGTACGATCTCTTTACGGGCGCTGTATGATGGAACCGCTGCCTGTAAACGGTTTCAGATGGTGTGATGAAAACGAACTCGAATATTTGTTCAATACGGAAGATGTGAAAGACGATTCGGAAACCGGTTATATTTTAGAAGTTGATTTAATATATCCCAAACACTTGCATGAAACGCACAGAGATTATCCGCTCGCACCAGAGAAAAAATCAATTCCCAACAGTATGATTTCTCCGTTCCTCTCCGATGTAAAACGAGTGgcgtgtaaaaaattattgtgtacttTGGAAGATAAACACAAATACGTTTTGCATTACAGAACGTTAAAACTGTATCGTCAACAGGGTATGGTGTTGACAAAAATACACAGAGCCGTTAGTTTCAATCAATCTCCATGGTTGAAAGATTATGttgagaaaaatttcaatgcGTGGTGTGACACAAAagatctgattgaaaaaaaagtttacaagcTATTGATCAACAGTGTATAtggtaaaactattgaaaatgtaagaaaacgaATCGATATGCAATTGATCAACGacgaatcaaaatttaaaaaattaaacgccaGTCCAAgagttaaacattattatatttacggAAACGGTGTGGTTGGATtatcaatgttgaaaaaaaatgtatacttaaacAAACCCATATATGTAGGTTTAACAGTAACGGATCTGGCAAAACTAATCATGTATGATTATCATTACAATCACTTTTTACCCAGATACGGacatgaaaacataaaactgtTAATGACAGATACAGATTCGTTATTATACTCAATTATACCAACAAAAGAGGAACATTTTGATCATGATTGGGATGATAAACGTTTGAATGAACAAGATGAAAATGTTTACGCAGTGGATAAATACGACATTGGTCgtttaaaagatgaaatgaaagGGCAACCAATCTATGAATTTGTCGGGTTAAGAGCTAAAATGTACTCTTTACTTTGGGGAACACataattttcagcaaaaaaaaacagCCAAGGGAATTAAAAAAGGTTCTCGTATAGTGGATAAAGATTgtaatttgattgttttaaatcatgaaatttataaagattgtttattcAATAGAAACATTTCACATTCCACTTCGAAATCATTACGTAGTTTTAATCATCAAATATACTCGATCGATCAGAGTAAAAAAGCTCTCTCACCATATGATGATAAAAGATTCGTGTTGGAAAACCTTATAGATACACTTCCGTATGGACATAAAGAAATCG aacAATATGACAATTAA